One Trachemys scripta elegans isolate TJP31775 chromosome 4, CAS_Tse_1.0, whole genome shotgun sequence genomic region harbors:
- the LOC117875838 gene encoding uncharacterized protein LOC117875838 isoform X1, with the protein MFPGRGHPNGFFHPCPKDISPSAYPDDFRRDDEGMGWAPQDHQEAANWDYRHGRREEGFRDRWHSPFSRDIEPYPADFYGGDKGGCWAPQDHQQPASWENQPGRHEEGFRGGWHSPFSRDIEPYPADFYGGDKGGCWAPQDHQQPARWENQSGRPEEGFRDGWHSATPSNQHCLESISREEHGNSWDREQDFFPRKYRGRGWKHHRGPFRGGYRGEFAPRYHRFQSYSSREKFKSSRSSASLGDSSLCSFSFLQSSRKKSFSSKTEKVKSAAPKKPGKSKKDSAAPVKEPKPPQVQPEASQPATDPSSQAGSALDTEPPASPETTEDLHPMGTEGIELVQLEAADNPSQACCTLATDSGLADTPEDLCLPEEEIKLVQLEASHEAIDHPSQAGSDLAAEPPAPPETTEELHPIRTEDTELLQLEDNLKAPDLLSQAVSALAALPPLWSEITEELPPVGKEEIELEQLAAHQKDAGYPYQACSALATPAEYLRSAAILARKEEIELSYQQSSLAFAVVATTLLHKEPSMEAAMGSALRANLRQVGGHCLQELERFISSYDSGSARS; encoded by the exons ATGTTCCCCGGAAGAGGGCACCCAAATGGTTTCTTCCAT CCCTGCCCTAAGGACATCAGCCCCTCCGCCTACCCTGACGACTTTCGCAGGGATGACGAGGGCATGGGGTGGGCGCCCCAGGACCATCAGGAGGCAGCCAACTGGGATTACCGACACGGGAGACGCGAGGAAGGCTTCAGGGACAGGTGGCACTCG CCCTTTTCCCGAGACATCGAACCCTACCCCGCTGACTTTTACGGGGGTGACAAGGGCGGGTGCTGGGCACCCCAGGACCATCAGCAGCCAGCCAGTTGGGAGAACCAACCCGGGAGGCACGAGGAAGGCTTCAGGGGTGGTTGGCACTCG CCCTTTTCCCGAGACATCGAACCCTACCCCGCTGACTTTTACGGGGGTGACAAGGGCGGGTGCTGGGCACCCCAGGACCATCAGCAGCCAGCCAGGTGGGAGAACCAATCCGGGAGACCTGAGGAAGGCTTCAGGGATGGGTGGCACTCG GCCACGCCATCAAACCAGCACTGCCTGGAGTCAATATCGAGGGAGGAACATGGCAACTCCTGGGACAG GGAGCAAGACTTCTTCCCCAGGAAGTACCGTGGCCGTGGCTGGAAGCATCACCGCGGTCCTTTCCGAGGTGGCTACCGAGGGGAATTTGCCCCTCGTTACCACCGCTTTCAGTCTTACTCTTCCAGAG aaaagttcaagTCGTCCAGGTCATCAGCCTCCCTGGGAGATTCCAGCCTCTGCTCTTTTTCCTTCCTCCAGTCGAGTAGAAAGAAAAGTTTCTCTTCTAAGACAGAGAAAGTGAAATCAGCAGCACCCAAGAAGCCTGGAAAATCCAAGAAAGACTCCGCAGCTCCAGTGAAAGAACCCAAACCGCCCCAG GTCCAGCCGGAAGCTAGCCAGCCAGCCACAGACCCTTCCAGCCAGGCCGGCTCTGCGCTGGATACTGAACCCCCGGCTTCACCCGAAACCACAGAGGATCTTCATCCCATGGGAACGGAAGGAATTGAGCTG GTCCAGCTGGAGGCTGCAGACAATCCCAGCCAGGCCTGCTGCACTCTGGCGACTGACTCAGGCCTGGCTGACACCCCGGAGGATCTTTGTCTCCCGGAGGAGGAAATCAAGCTG GTCCAGTTGGAAGCCAGCCACGAAGCCAtagatcatcccagccaggccggGTCTGATCTGGCTGCTGAACCTCCAGCCCCACCTGAAACTACAGAGGAACTTCATCCCATCAGAACAGAAGATACTGAGCTG CTCCAGCTGGAAGACAACCTGAAGGCCCCAGATCTTCTCAGCCAAGCTGTCTCTGCTCTAGCTGCTTTACCTCCACTCTGGTCTGAGATCACAGAGGAGCTGCCTCCCGTGGGAAAGGAAGAAATTGAGCTG GAGCAGCTGGCCGCTCATCAGAAGGACGCAGGCTATCCTTACCAGGCCTGCTCGGCTCTGGCTACCCCAGCGGAGTACCTTCGTTCTGCTGCCATACTGGCCAGAAAGGAAGAAATTGAGCTG tccTACCAGCAGTCCAGCCTGGCCTTTGCTGTGGTGGCCACCACGCTGTTGCACAAGGAGCCCTCCATGGAGGCGGCGATGGGGTCTGCGCTGCGGGCCAACCTGCGGCAGGTCGGGGGCCACTGCCTGCAGGAGCTGGAGCGCTTCATTAGCAGCTACGACTCGGGCTCCGCCCGCTCATGA
- the LOC117875838 gene encoding uncharacterized protein LOC117875838 isoform X2, whose product MFPGRGHPNGFFHPCPKDISPSAYPDDFRRDDEGMGWAPQDHQEAANWDYRHGRREEGFRDRWHSPFSRDIEPYPADFYGGDKGGCWAPQDHQQPASWENQPGRHEEGFRGGWHSPFSRDIEPYPADFYGGDKGGCWAPQDHQQPARWENQSGRPEEGFRDGWHSATPSNQHCLESISREEHGNSWDREQDFFPRKYRGRGWKHHRGPFRGGYRGEFAPRYHRFQSYSSREKFKSSRSSASLGDSSLCSFSFLQSSRKKSFSSKTEKVKSAAPKKPGKSKKDSAAPVKEPKPPQVQPEASQPATDPSSQAGSALDTEPPASPETTEDLHPMGTEGIELVQLEAADNPSQACCTLATDSGLADTPEDLCLPEEEIKLVQLEASHEAIDHPSQAGSDLAAEPPAPPETTEELHPIRTEDTELLQLEDNLKAPDLLSQAVSALAALPPLWSEITEELPPVGKEEIELSYQQSSLAFAVVATTLLHKEPSMEAAMGSALRANLRQVGGHCLQELERFISSYDSGSARS is encoded by the exons ATGTTCCCCGGAAGAGGGCACCCAAATGGTTTCTTCCAT CCCTGCCCTAAGGACATCAGCCCCTCCGCCTACCCTGACGACTTTCGCAGGGATGACGAGGGCATGGGGTGGGCGCCCCAGGACCATCAGGAGGCAGCCAACTGGGATTACCGACACGGGAGACGCGAGGAAGGCTTCAGGGACAGGTGGCACTCG CCCTTTTCCCGAGACATCGAACCCTACCCCGCTGACTTTTACGGGGGTGACAAGGGCGGGTGCTGGGCACCCCAGGACCATCAGCAGCCAGCCAGTTGGGAGAACCAACCCGGGAGGCACGAGGAAGGCTTCAGGGGTGGTTGGCACTCG CCCTTTTCCCGAGACATCGAACCCTACCCCGCTGACTTTTACGGGGGTGACAAGGGCGGGTGCTGGGCACCCCAGGACCATCAGCAGCCAGCCAGGTGGGAGAACCAATCCGGGAGACCTGAGGAAGGCTTCAGGGATGGGTGGCACTCG GCCACGCCATCAAACCAGCACTGCCTGGAGTCAATATCGAGGGAGGAACATGGCAACTCCTGGGACAG GGAGCAAGACTTCTTCCCCAGGAAGTACCGTGGCCGTGGCTGGAAGCATCACCGCGGTCCTTTCCGAGGTGGCTACCGAGGGGAATTTGCCCCTCGTTACCACCGCTTTCAGTCTTACTCTTCCAGAG aaaagttcaagTCGTCCAGGTCATCAGCCTCCCTGGGAGATTCCAGCCTCTGCTCTTTTTCCTTCCTCCAGTCGAGTAGAAAGAAAAGTTTCTCTTCTAAGACAGAGAAAGTGAAATCAGCAGCACCCAAGAAGCCTGGAAAATCCAAGAAAGACTCCGCAGCTCCAGTGAAAGAACCCAAACCGCCCCAG GTCCAGCCGGAAGCTAGCCAGCCAGCCACAGACCCTTCCAGCCAGGCCGGCTCTGCGCTGGATACTGAACCCCCGGCTTCACCCGAAACCACAGAGGATCTTCATCCCATGGGAACGGAAGGAATTGAGCTG GTCCAGCTGGAGGCTGCAGACAATCCCAGCCAGGCCTGCTGCACTCTGGCGACTGACTCAGGCCTGGCTGACACCCCGGAGGATCTTTGTCTCCCGGAGGAGGAAATCAAGCTG GTCCAGTTGGAAGCCAGCCACGAAGCCAtagatcatcccagccaggccggGTCTGATCTGGCTGCTGAACCTCCAGCCCCACCTGAAACTACAGAGGAACTTCATCCCATCAGAACAGAAGATACTGAGCTG CTCCAGCTGGAAGACAACCTGAAGGCCCCAGATCTTCTCAGCCAAGCTGTCTCTGCTCTAGCTGCTTTACCTCCACTCTGGTCTGAGATCACAGAGGAGCTGCCTCCCGTGGGAAAGGAAGAAATTGAGCTG tccTACCAGCAGTCCAGCCTGGCCTTTGCTGTGGTGGCCACCACGCTGTTGCACAAGGAGCCCTCCATGGAGGCGGCGATGGGGTCTGCGCTGCGGGCCAACCTGCGGCAGGTCGGGGGCCACTGCCTGCAGGAGCTGGAGCGCTTCATTAGCAGCTACGACTCGGGCTCCGCCCGCTCATGA
- the LOC117875838 gene encoding uncharacterized protein LOC117875838 isoform X3 — protein MFPGRGHPNGFFHPCPKDISPSAYPDDFRRDDEGMGWAPQDHQEAANWDYRHGRREEGFRDRWHSATPSNQHCLESISREEHGNSWDREQDFFPRKYRGRGWKHHRGPFRGGYRGEFAPRYHRFQSYSSREKFKSSRSSASLGDSSLCSFSFLQSSRKKSFSSKTEKVKSAAPKKPGKSKKDSAAPVKEPKPPQVQPEASQPATDPSSQAGSALDTEPPASPETTEDLHPMGTEGIELVQLEAADNPSQACCTLATDSGLADTPEDLCLPEEEIKLVQLEASHEAIDHPSQAGSDLAAEPPAPPETTEELHPIRTEDTELLQLEDNLKAPDLLSQAVSALAALPPLWSEITEELPPVGKEEIELEQLAAHQKDAGYPYQACSALATPAEYLRSAAILARKEEIELSYQQSSLAFAVVATTLLHKEPSMEAAMGSALRANLRQVGGHCLQELERFISSYDSGSARS, from the exons ATGTTCCCCGGAAGAGGGCACCCAAATGGTTTCTTCCAT CCCTGCCCTAAGGACATCAGCCCCTCCGCCTACCCTGACGACTTTCGCAGGGATGACGAGGGCATGGGGTGGGCGCCCCAGGACCATCAGGAGGCAGCCAACTGGGATTACCGACACGGGAGACGCGAGGAAGGCTTCAGGGACAGGTGGCACTCG GCCACGCCATCAAACCAGCACTGCCTGGAGTCAATATCGAGGGAGGAACATGGCAACTCCTGGGACAG GGAGCAAGACTTCTTCCCCAGGAAGTACCGTGGCCGTGGCTGGAAGCATCACCGCGGTCCTTTCCGAGGTGGCTACCGAGGGGAATTTGCCCCTCGTTACCACCGCTTTCAGTCTTACTCTTCCAGAG aaaagttcaagTCGTCCAGGTCATCAGCCTCCCTGGGAGATTCCAGCCTCTGCTCTTTTTCCTTCCTCCAGTCGAGTAGAAAGAAAAGTTTCTCTTCTAAGACAGAGAAAGTGAAATCAGCAGCACCCAAGAAGCCTGGAAAATCCAAGAAAGACTCCGCAGCTCCAGTGAAAGAACCCAAACCGCCCCAG GTCCAGCCGGAAGCTAGCCAGCCAGCCACAGACCCTTCCAGCCAGGCCGGCTCTGCGCTGGATACTGAACCCCCGGCTTCACCCGAAACCACAGAGGATCTTCATCCCATGGGAACGGAAGGAATTGAGCTG GTCCAGCTGGAGGCTGCAGACAATCCCAGCCAGGCCTGCTGCACTCTGGCGACTGACTCAGGCCTGGCTGACACCCCGGAGGATCTTTGTCTCCCGGAGGAGGAAATCAAGCTG GTCCAGTTGGAAGCCAGCCACGAAGCCAtagatcatcccagccaggccggGTCTGATCTGGCTGCTGAACCTCCAGCCCCACCTGAAACTACAGAGGAACTTCATCCCATCAGAACAGAAGATACTGAGCTG CTCCAGCTGGAAGACAACCTGAAGGCCCCAGATCTTCTCAGCCAAGCTGTCTCTGCTCTAGCTGCTTTACCTCCACTCTGGTCTGAGATCACAGAGGAGCTGCCTCCCGTGGGAAAGGAAGAAATTGAGCTG GAGCAGCTGGCCGCTCATCAGAAGGACGCAGGCTATCCTTACCAGGCCTGCTCGGCTCTGGCTACCCCAGCGGAGTACCTTCGTTCTGCTGCCATACTGGCCAGAAAGGAAGAAATTGAGCTG tccTACCAGCAGTCCAGCCTGGCCTTTGCTGTGGTGGCCACCACGCTGTTGCACAAGGAGCCCTCCATGGAGGCGGCGATGGGGTCTGCGCTGCGGGCCAACCTGCGGCAGGTCGGGGGCCACTGCCTGCAGGAGCTGGAGCGCTTCATTAGCAGCTACGACTCGGGCTCCGCCCGCTCATGA
- the PRICKLE4 gene encoding prickle-like protein 4 isoform X1, with translation MSLPSPTWPRRDKLPCSGTLTGLTPTSSSDSDSGCALEEYLERAADAAPAEVSSCFEVPSADRVPAATRSQLRIKSLLQQLPPQDCNDRYCPGLGEEERRQLQAFSARRRQESLGQGFACLVPSAHLCEKCGRRLNTGDLGVFASRLGDRSCWHPSCFVCHSCHQPLVDLIYFHQDGKLYCGRHHAEFFRPRCATCDQEEGLQPRSKCYQLQGSISTFGVQLRSPLCLLSPADLHRRVHRGRGQALAHGALLLPGVRPASWGAEVCHEGRQTLLLQLLREPLRGALPGLRRAHRLCQKPLLGQPVTAHRSLLYCSEACSLEKAAASSTASDSSDSAFVSAPSPDSTPVSRASSEGGRNAPPAPTMGGDSCQQRAEAEEMEDSPDQASTRPAFRSQDGHGTAFKERSKGTPCPSALAQAAAAPPGQERSSTTLPSELGLNGPGALGDQLPGRLRPQPGGGALHFRIGSSTDPSMAARQSPGPSLTDARPPDVMEEEDSWCPTCSSSSDSDSEQEGFFFGKPIPKAEPALPGRERSGLGRAAGRSKHLARLRGSRKHCSIS, from the exons ATGTCCCTGCCGAGCCCTACATGGCCTCGGAGAGACAAACTTCCCTGCAGTGGGACACTCACTGGCCTCACACCCACCTCCTCTTCGGACAGTGACTCCGGCTGCGCCCTGGAAGAGTACCTGGAACGCGCAGCAGACGCTGCCCCAGCAGAG GTATCTTCGTGCTTCGAGGTTCCCTCAGCGGACAGGGTGCCTGCTGCCACCAGGAGCCAGCTCCGCATCAAATCTCTCCTTCAGCAGCTGCCCCCGCAGGACTGCAAT GACAGGTACTGCCCTGGccttggggaggaggagaggagacaacTGCAAGCATTCAGTGCCCGTCGCAGGCAGGAGtcactggggcagggatttgcatGCCTTGTGCCCTCTGCCCACCTTTGTGAAAAG TGCGGCAGGAGGTTGAACACAGGGGACCTGGGGGTTTTTGCATCCAGGCTGGGGGACCGGTCCTGCTGGCATCCCTCCTGCTTTGTCTGCCACTCGTGCCACCAGCCTCTGGTTGACCTGATCTACTTCCACCAGGACGGGAAGCTCTACTGCGGCCGACACCACGCGGAGTTCTTCCGGCCACGCTGCGCCACATGCGATCAG GAGGAGGGGTTACAACCCAGATCCAAATGCTACCAGCTTCAGGGCTCCATCTCCACCTTTGGTGTCCAGCTGAGGTCTCCCTTGTGCCTTCTCTCGCCAGCTGATCTTCACAGACGAGTGCACAGAGGCCGAGGGCAGGCGCTGGCACATGGAGCACTTCTGCTGCCTGGAGTGCGACCTGCCTCTTGGGGGGCAGAGGTATGTCATGAAGGGCggcagaccctgctgctgcagctgcttcgaGAGCCTCTACGCGGAGCTCTGCCAGGCCTGCGGCGAGCTCATCG cctctgccaGAAACCGCTGCTAGGACAGCCGGTCACGGCCCATCGCAGCCTCCTCTACTGCTCCGAGGCCTGCAGCTTGGAGAAGGCAGCGGCGTCCTCCACAGCCTCGGACTCGTCCGACTCCGCCTTCGTCTCGGCTCCGTCTCCCGACTCGACGCCCGTCTCCAGGGCCAGCAGCGAGGGCGGCAGGAATGCCCCTCCGGCTCCAACAATGGGTGGCGATTCCTGTCAACAGAGGGCAGAGGCGGAGG AGATGGAGGACTCCCCTGATCAAGCCTCCACGCGCCCCGCATTCAGAAGCCAGGATGGCCACGGGACAGCATTTAAGGAGAGGAGTAAGGGAACTCCCTGTCCCAGTGCGCTGGCACAAGCAGCTGCCGCTCCCCCGGGGCAGGAACGATCCTCCACCACCCTGCCCAGTGAACTGGGTCTGAATGGACCTGGGGCCTTGGGCGACCAGCTCCCTGGGAGGCTCAGGCCTCAGCCAGGCGGTGGAGCCCTGCACTTTAGAATTGGTTCATCCACCGACCCCAGTATGGCTGCACGACAGAGCCCGGGCCCATCGCTCACGGACGCCCGCCCACCGGACGTCATGGAGGAAGAAGATTCCTGGTGCCCGACCTGCTCTTCCTCCTCGGACTCAGACTCGGAGCAGGAGGGCTTCTTCTTTGGGAAACCGATCCCGAAGGCTGAGCCGGCCCTCCCTGGCAGGGAACGGAGTGGCCTTGGGAGGGCGGCAGGAAGGAGCAAGCACTTGGCTAGGCTGCGAGGAAGCCGCAAACACTGCAGCATTTCCTAG
- the PRICKLE4 gene encoding prickle-like protein 4 isoform X2, whose amino-acid sequence MSLPSPTWPRRDKLPCSGTLTGLTPTSSSDSDSGCALEEYLERAADAAPAEVSSCFEVPSADRVPAATRSQLRIKSLLQQLPPQDCNDRYCPGLGEEERRQLQAFSARRRQESLGQGFACLVPSAHLCEKCGRRLNTGDLGVFASRLGDRSCWHPSCFVCHSCHQPLVDLIYFHQDGKLYCGRHHAEFFRPRCATCDQLIFTDECTEAEGRRWHMEHFCCLECDLPLGGQRYVMKGGRPCCCSCFESLYAELCQACGELIGVDSEQATHQGRHWHARASCFCCSLCQKPLLGQPVTAHRSLLYCSEACSLEKAAASSTASDSSDSAFVSAPSPDSTPVSRASSEGGRNAPPAPTMGGDSCQQRAEAEEMEDSPDQASTRPAFRSQDGHGTAFKERSKGTPCPSALAQAAAAPPGQERSSTTLPSELGLNGPGALGDQLPGRLRPQPGGGALHFRIGSSTDPSMAARQSPGPSLTDARPPDVMEEEDSWCPTCSSSSDSDSEQEGFFFGKPIPKAEPALPGRERSGLGRAAGRSKHLARLRGSRKHCSIS is encoded by the exons ATGTCCCTGCCGAGCCCTACATGGCCTCGGAGAGACAAACTTCCCTGCAGTGGGACACTCACTGGCCTCACACCCACCTCCTCTTCGGACAGTGACTCCGGCTGCGCCCTGGAAGAGTACCTGGAACGCGCAGCAGACGCTGCCCCAGCAGAG GTATCTTCGTGCTTCGAGGTTCCCTCAGCGGACAGGGTGCCTGCTGCCACCAGGAGCCAGCTCCGCATCAAATCTCTCCTTCAGCAGCTGCCCCCGCAGGACTGCAAT GACAGGTACTGCCCTGGccttggggaggaggagaggagacaacTGCAAGCATTCAGTGCCCGTCGCAGGCAGGAGtcactggggcagggatttgcatGCCTTGTGCCCTCTGCCCACCTTTGTGAAAAG TGCGGCAGGAGGTTGAACACAGGGGACCTGGGGGTTTTTGCATCCAGGCTGGGGGACCGGTCCTGCTGGCATCCCTCCTGCTTTGTCTGCCACTCGTGCCACCAGCCTCTGGTTGACCTGATCTACTTCCACCAGGACGGGAAGCTCTACTGCGGCCGACACCACGCGGAGTTCTTCCGGCCACGCTGCGCCACATGCGATCAG CTGATCTTCACAGACGAGTGCACAGAGGCCGAGGGCAGGCGCTGGCACATGGAGCACTTCTGCTGCCTGGAGTGCGACCTGCCTCTTGGGGGGCAGAGGTATGTCATGAAGGGCggcagaccctgctgctgcagctgcttcgaGAGCCTCTACGCGGAGCTCTGCCAGGCCTGCGGCGAGCTCATCG GTGTCGACAGCGAGCAGGCCACTCACCAAGGCCGGCACTGGCATGCCCGGGCCTCTTGcttctgctgcagcctctgccaGAAACCGCTGCTAGGACAGCCGGTCACGGCCCATCGCAGCCTCCTCTACTGCTCCGAGGCCTGCAGCTTGGAGAAGGCAGCGGCGTCCTCCACAGCCTCGGACTCGTCCGACTCCGCCTTCGTCTCGGCTCCGTCTCCCGACTCGACGCCCGTCTCCAGGGCCAGCAGCGAGGGCGGCAGGAATGCCCCTCCGGCTCCAACAATGGGTGGCGATTCCTGTCAACAGAGGGCAGAGGCGGAGG AGATGGAGGACTCCCCTGATCAAGCCTCCACGCGCCCCGCATTCAGAAGCCAGGATGGCCACGGGACAGCATTTAAGGAGAGGAGTAAGGGAACTCCCTGTCCCAGTGCGCTGGCACAAGCAGCTGCCGCTCCCCCGGGGCAGGAACGATCCTCCACCACCCTGCCCAGTGAACTGGGTCTGAATGGACCTGGGGCCTTGGGCGACCAGCTCCCTGGGAGGCTCAGGCCTCAGCCAGGCGGTGGAGCCCTGCACTTTAGAATTGGTTCATCCACCGACCCCAGTATGGCTGCACGACAGAGCCCGGGCCCATCGCTCACGGACGCCCGCCCACCGGACGTCATGGAGGAAGAAGATTCCTGGTGCCCGACCTGCTCTTCCTCCTCGGACTCAGACTCGGAGCAGGAGGGCTTCTTCTTTGGGAAACCGATCCCGAAGGCTGAGCCGGCCCTCCCTGGCAGGGAACGGAGTGGCCTTGGGAGGGCGGCAGGAAGGAGCAAGCACTTGGCTAGGCTGCGAGGAAGCCGCAAACACTGCAGCATTTCCTAG